A DNA window from Patagioenas fasciata isolate bPatFas1 chromosome 1, bPatFas1.hap1, whole genome shotgun sequence contains the following coding sequences:
- the TRMU gene encoding mitochondrial tRNA-specific 2-thiouridylase 1 isoform X1, whose protein sequence is MLAAGRRVACAVSGGVDSAVAALLLRRRGYQVMGVFMKNWDPLDEQGACSIDRDCEDAYRVCQKLDIPFHQVSYVKEYWNEVFSDLLKEYELGRTPNPDIVCNKYIKFNYFLHYAMDNLGADAIATGHYARTSLEDEEVFQQKHIKRPQRLFRNRFEVRNTVKLLQGADLFKDQTFFLSQISQEALRKTIFPLGDLTKSFVKKIAAEHGLHHVLKKKESMGVCFIGERNFENFLLEYLEPQPGNFVSIEDKKVMGTHQGWFLYTIGQRARLAGLKDAWFVVDKDVSTGDVFVAPTTDHPALYRDLLRTNRVHWIAEEPPAELVRDKMMECHLRFRHQMPLVPCVLTLNQDGSVWVTLVKPARAITPGQFAVFYKGGECLGSGKILRMGPSVYTMQQGKNREEGPKKEEIDKMKPVT, encoded by the exons ATGCTGGCGGCCGGGCGCCGTGTGGCCTGCGCCGTGTCGGGCGGCGTGGACAGCGCTGTGGCCGCGCTCCTGCTGCGCCGCAGAG GCTACCAGGTGATGGGTGTCTTTATGAAGAACTGGGACCCTCTGGATGAGCAAGGAGCTTGCTCCATTGACAGAGATTGTGAAGATGCTTACCGGGTTTGTCAGAAGCTTGATATTCCTTTTCACCAGGTTTCCTACGTGAAAGAATACTGGAATGAAGTATTCAG tgACCTCCTGAAAGAGTATGAATTAGGAAGGACTCCTAATCCTGATATTGTGTGTAACAAGTACATAAAATTCAACTATTTCCTTCACTATGCTATGGATAACCTAG GAGCAGATGCAATTGCTACTGGGCATTATGCTAGGACCTCGCTAGAGGATGAGGAAGTGTTTCAACAGAAACATATAAAACGACCACAAAGGCTTTTCAGAAACCGTTTTGAAGTTAGAAATA CTGTGAAACTCCTGCAAGGGGCTGACCTCTTTAAGGACCAGACCTTCTTTCTCAGTCAGATCTCACAGGAGGCTTTGAGGAAAACCATTTTCCCTTTAGGGGATTTAACAAAAAGCTTCGTGAAGAAGATAGCAGCAGAACACGGTCTTCATCATGTGCTAAAGAAAAAAGAG AGTATGGGAGTCTGTTTCATTGGTGAAAGAAACTTTGAAAATTTCCTTCTTGAG TATTTAGAACCTCAACCAGGTAACTTTGTTTCCATTGAAGATAAGAAGGTGATGGGAACACACCAAG GTTGGTTCCTCTACACAATAGGCCAGAGGGCTAGACTGGCAGGCCTGAAGGACGCTTGGTTCGTTGTAGATAAAGATGTCAGCACTGGAGATGTCTTTGTG gcACCAACAACAGATCACCCTGCTCTGTACAGAGACCTGTTGCGGACAAACCGAGTGCACTGGATAGCAGAGGAACCTCCTGCGGAGCTCGTTAGAGATAAAATGATGGAATGTCACCTCAGATTTCGGCACCAGATGCCACTGG TGCCCTGTGTGCTGACTCTGAACCAGGATGGGAGTGTGTGGGTGACACTGGTGAAGCCAGCAAGAGCCATCACACCTGGGCAG TTTGCAGTGTTCTACAAGGGTGGTGAGTGCCTGGGCAGTGGGAAGATCCTGAGGATGGGCCCGTCGGTGTACACCATGCAACAGGGTAAAAACCGAGAGGAGGGTCCAAAGAAGGAAGAGATTGACAAGATGAAACCTGTAACATAA
- the TRMU gene encoding mitochondrial tRNA-specific 2-thiouridylase 1 isoform X2, with translation MDNLGADAIATGHYARTSLEDEEVFQQKHIKRPQRLFRNRFEVRNTVKLLQGADLFKDQTFFLSQISQEALRKTIFPLGDLTKSFVKKIAAEHGLHHVLKKKESMGVCFIGERNFENFLLEYLEPQPGNFVSIEDKKVMGTHQGWFLYTIGQRARLAGLKDAWFVVDKDVSTGDVFVAPTTDHPALYRDLLRTNRVHWIAEEPPAELVRDKMMECHLRFRHQMPLVPCVLTLNQDGSVWVTLVKPARAITPGQFAVFYKGGECLGSGKILRMGPSVYTMQQGKNREEGPKKEEIDKMKPVT, from the exons ATGGATAACCTAG GAGCAGATGCAATTGCTACTGGGCATTATGCTAGGACCTCGCTAGAGGATGAGGAAGTGTTTCAACAGAAACATATAAAACGACCACAAAGGCTTTTCAGAAACCGTTTTGAAGTTAGAAATA CTGTGAAACTCCTGCAAGGGGCTGACCTCTTTAAGGACCAGACCTTCTTTCTCAGTCAGATCTCACAGGAGGCTTTGAGGAAAACCATTTTCCCTTTAGGGGATTTAACAAAAAGCTTCGTGAAGAAGATAGCAGCAGAACACGGTCTTCATCATGTGCTAAAGAAAAAAGAG AGTATGGGAGTCTGTTTCATTGGTGAAAGAAACTTTGAAAATTTCCTTCTTGAG TATTTAGAACCTCAACCAGGTAACTTTGTTTCCATTGAAGATAAGAAGGTGATGGGAACACACCAAG GTTGGTTCCTCTACACAATAGGCCAGAGGGCTAGACTGGCAGGCCTGAAGGACGCTTGGTTCGTTGTAGATAAAGATGTCAGCACTGGAGATGTCTTTGTG gcACCAACAACAGATCACCCTGCTCTGTACAGAGACCTGTTGCGGACAAACCGAGTGCACTGGATAGCAGAGGAACCTCCTGCGGAGCTCGTTAGAGATAAAATGATGGAATGTCACCTCAGATTTCGGCACCAGATGCCACTGG TGCCCTGTGTGCTGACTCTGAACCAGGATGGGAGTGTGTGGGTGACACTGGTGAAGCCAGCAAGAGCCATCACACCTGGGCAG TTTGCAGTGTTCTACAAGGGTGGTGAGTGCCTGGGCAGTGGGAAGATCCTGAGGATGGGCCCGTCGGTGTACACCATGCAACAGGGTAAAAACCGAGAGGAGGGTCCAAAGAAGGAAGAGATTGACAAGATGAAACCTGTAACATAA